Proteins from a genomic interval of Pogoniulus pusillus isolate bPogPus1 chromosome 30, bPogPus1.pri, whole genome shotgun sequence:
- the FOXN4 gene encoding forkhead box protein N4, producing the protein MIENDIPSIMSGILRNSGQNHHPSQEYRLLASESSQLSEDDLPSDLQSLSWLTSVDVPRLQQMASGRMDFSLGTQSTMLQQTGPVATNMHSAGAPGAMIHVQASLPQGILGLNSLSTHGSNMSQYAVGGQPSPGLQTQQQLFPPPHSQQVFALAQNSPQCNPAAIYNPSYGTQPHYSQPRLAPHSAQELHPKHYPKPIYSYSCLIAMALKNSKTGSLPVSEIYSFMKEHFPYFKTAPDGWKNSVRHNLSLNKCFEKVENKMSGTSRKGCLWALNPAKIEKMEEEMQKWKRKDLAAIHRSMANPEELDKLITDRPESCRRPSKQAEPEVPPLNHLAAAQGRISMSQLQPQPIMTLSLQSLPLHHQIQTQARLAPDSPAPAQTPPLHTLPDMSHSPLPHHPLGRAPPEFLNVTADMNAEVDALDPSIMDFALQGNIWEEMKDDSFSLDTLGAFSNSPLHLSDCDLGTPGLTPVSSGSDHSFSDLQVTGLYTTYTTLDNVAAAQYLNQGNKPIPLL; encoded by the exons GCTCTTAGCTTCTGAGTCCTCCCAGCTGAGCGAAGATGACCTTCCCAGTGACTTACAGTCCTTGTCGTGGCTGACATCTGTCGATGTCCCTCGGTTACAACAGATGGCCAGTGGAAGAATGGATTTTAGCCTTGGTACTCAGAGTACCATGCTACAGCAGACAG GTCCTGTGGCAACCAACATGCACTCAGCGGGAGCACCTGGAGCAATGATTCATGTCCAGGCCAGTCTGCCACAGGGAATCCTGGGACTCAATTCTCTTTCAACACATGGATCAAAT ATGAGCCAGTATGCTGTAGGTGGGCAGCCATCTCCTGGTTTGCAAACACAGCAAcaactctttcctcctcctcactcacAGCAAGTGTTTGCCCTAGCACAGAACTCACCACAG TGTAACCCAGCAGCAATCTACAACCCATCCTATGGGACTCAGCCTCACTATTCCCAGCCACGCCTGGCTCCTCACTCTGCCCAagagctgcatccaaagcactACCCCAAACCCATCTATTCCTACAG CTGTTTGATTGCCATGGCTCTGAAGAACAGCAAAACAGGCAGTCTCCCAGTCAGCGAGATCTACAGCTTCATGAAGGAGCACTTCCCTTACTTCAAG ACAGCCCCTGATGGCTGGAAGAACTCAGTGCGCCACAACCTCTCCCTGAACAAGTGTTTTGAGAAGGTGGAGAACAAGATGAGCGGCACCTCACGGAAAGGCTGCCTCTGGGCTCTCAACCCTGCCAAGATTGAGAAGATGGAGGAAGAGATGCAGAAGTGGAAGAGGAAGGATTTGGCTGCTATTCACAGGAGCATGGCTAACCCAG aggagctggacaAGCTGATCACTGACAGACCTGAGAGCTGCAGGCGGCCCAGCAAACAGGCAGAGCCCGAGGTGCCCCCCCTGAAccacctggcagcagcccagggccgCATCTCCAtgtcacagctgcagcctcagcccatCATGACCCTCTCGCTGCAGTCCCTCCCCCTCCACCACCAGATCCAGACTCAGGCTCGGCTCGCCCCGGACTCACCTGCACCTGCACAAACCCCTCCTCTCCATACCCTGCCTGACATGAGCCACAGCCCTCTGCCCCACCACCCCCTGGGACGTGCACCTCCAGAGTTCCTCAACGTGACAGCAGACATGAACGCAGAGGTGGATGCCCTTGACCCAAGCATTATGGATTTTGCATTGCAAG GTAACATATGGGAGGAAATGAAAGATGACAGCTTCAGCTTAGATACTCTGGGTGCCTTCAGCAACTCCCCACTGCACCTCTCAGACTGTGACCTGGGCACCCCTGGCCTCACCCCTGTCTCCAGTGGCAGCGACCACTCCTTCTCAGACTTGCAGGTCACAGGCCTGTATACCACCTACACAACACTGGACAACGTGGCAGCAGCTCAGTACCTGAACCAAGGCAACAAACCCATCCCTCTGCTTTGa